In a genomic window of Magnolia sinica isolate HGM2019 chromosome 16, MsV1, whole genome shotgun sequence:
- the LOC131229110 gene encoding UDP-arabinopyranose mutase 1, translating into MAVPSTPILKDELDIVIPTIRNLDFLEMWRPFFEPYHLIIVQDGDPTRSIKVPEGFDYELYNRDDINRILGPKASCISFKDSACRCFGYMVSKKKYIFTIDDDCFVAKDPSGKQINALEQHIKNLLSPSSPFFFNTLYDPYREGADYVRGYPFSLREGVPTAVSHGLWLNIPDYDAPTQLVKPLERNTRFVDAVLTIPKGTLFPMCGMNLAFNRELIGPAMYFGLMGDGQPIGRYDDMWAGWCTKVICDHLGWGIKTGLPYIWHSKASNPFVNLKKEYNGIYWQEEIIPFFQTAVLPKDCTTVQKCYIELSVQVKAKLGKIDPYFLKLADAMVTWIDAWDELNPAAKLQNGSAPK; encoded by the exons ATGGCCGTGCCTTCTACTCCTATCCTCAAAGACGAGCTCGACATCGTCATCCCCACCATCAGGAACCTTGATTTCCTGGAGATGTGGAGGCCTTTCTTCGAGCCATACCATCTGATCATCGTCCAAGATGGAGATCCGACGAGGTCGATTAAGGTCCCTGAGGGGTTCGACTACGAGCTCTACAACCGCGACGATATCAATCGGATCTTGGGTCCCAAAGCGTCCTGCATCTCATTCAAGGACTCTGCTTGCCGTTGCTTTGGCTACATGGTGTCGAAGAAGAAGTACATTTTCACCATCGACGATGATTGCTTT GTTGCTAAAGATCCGTCAGGAAAACAGATAAATGCTCTGGAGCAGCACATAAAAAACCTTCTTAGCCCTTCGTCCCCCTTTTTCTTCAACACTCTATACGATCCATACCGAGAGGGTGCTGACTATGTTCGTGGATACCCTTTTAGCCTACGAGAAGGAGTACCTACGGCGGTCTCTCATGGCCTTTGGCTCAACATCCCAGACTATGATGCACCCACCCAGCTTGTGAAACCACTAGAGAGAAATACCAG GTTTGTAGATGCAGTTCTAACTATACCCAAAGGGACCTTGTTCCCGATGTGCGGGATGAATTTGGCATTCAACCGTGAACTGATTGGCCCTGCGATGTATTTTGGACTAATGGGTGATGGCCAGCCGATTGGACGATACGATGATATGTGGGCAGGATGGTGCACCAAG GTGATCTGCGACCACTTGGGGTGGGGCATCAAGACGGGCCTGCCGTACATCTGGCACAGCAAGGCAAGCAACCCCTTCGTCAACCTCAAGAAGGAATACAATGGGATCTACTGGCAGGAGGAGATAATCCCATTCTTCCAAACTGCAGTCCTTCCAAAGGACTGCACCACCGTCCAGAAATGCTACATTGAACTCTCAGTGCAGGTGAAAGCCAAGCTTGGGAAGATAGATCCCTATTTCCTCAAGCTCGCTGATGCCATGGTTACATGGATCGACGCTTGGGACGAGCTCAACCCAGCTGCCAAGCTACAAAACGGCAGTGCTCCCAAATAG